A stretch of Aedes aegypti strain LVP_AGWG chromosome 2, AaegL5.0 Primary Assembly, whole genome shotgun sequence DNA encodes these proteins:
- the LOC5565835 gene encoding zinc finger protein 568 — protein MATNGSELQIDDGVLRCRTCLAAEVDELISLHCRCESQDKLVMDMLSEVAPQTRSHRNSELPQHVCDHCLVQLDEAFTFRKQVQNALLGFRQAQDWEECCRTCQRDSVDELISVFCVSSEEDKLVADMLKDCCGVPRPSANDCLPQHICGECFDSLFSTHTFWVMVVKSDLNLRNALNTKKRQSKLPPPVQKKFVPRLDEELDPFIYPDSLGMDGEEMMKHFLTTEDAEYYEQLTFSGVICCCGKLLGSDEEWQEHRREVHTIQELPSTARNKCDICYLKFQYALQLSEHLENRDRKHFYRCKICNILTKELRNLQLHFEFTRFHPILEDTEEERINFDVKAGTIYTPPGTCCDCYEEFETGEYLLEHTLQHHFPEREHQPMFQCMICYNSFTDKQSLLKHQLTYKGSRAYRCLTSGCKFQTTDRLEMKKHIEADLHLNASMLPAVATEPEITEYFCCFFLCTGSFGTYEDLEHHCINDHAEQRATNRSFLPGGTTNICPLCIRHFQSDAIFKKHLRKQNERNYSCGTCGKKFFCREVLYRHEKIHSEPPSEPAVFPCDQCGATYAGKYTLAKHIKKIHQGILPDLCTTCGRSFANKSALRNHIANVHLEIRPHKCHICPRQFGSKLSLQKHQANHTGERPYKCTQCGRAYKYASDLKRHEDIAHLNLRPFVCDQCEASFARSRELRVHMTRHTREKFFKCAVEGCDYSTNFRKRMTDHEARHDEESNDNV, from the coding sequence ATGGCGACCAATGGCTCAGAGCTGCAGATTGACGATGGCGTACTCCGGTGTAGAACCTGTCTCGCAGCTGAAGTAGATGAGCTAATATCCCTCCACTGTCGGTGCGAATCACAGGACAAACTGGTCATGGATATGCTATCCGAAGTGGCGCCCCAGACGCGTTCCCACAGGAACAGTGAATTGCCGCAACACGTTTGCGACCATTGCCTCGTCCAACTGGATGAAGCGTTTACGTTCCGGAAGCAGGTTCAGAATGCGCTTTTAGGGTTTCGCCAAGCACAGGACTGGGAAGAATGTTGCCGCACCTGTCAGCGTGACTCTGTGGATGAACTGATTTCGGTGTTCTGCGTTTCCAGCGAGGAAGACAAGCTGGTTGCCGACATGCTGAAGGATTGCTGTGGAGTTCCTCGTCCTTCGGCCAATGATTGTCTGCCTCAGCATATTTGTGGAGAATGCTTCGATAGTTTGTTCTCCACGCATACGTTTTGGGTTATGGTTGTAAAATCGGATTTGAACCTGAGAAATGCGTTGAATACAAAAAAGAGACAATCCAAACTGCCTCCACCGGTGCAGAAGAAGTTCGTCCCTCGATTGGACGAAGAGTTGGATCCTTTTATCTATCCGGATTCCCTTGGTATGGATGGAGAGGAGATGATGAAGCATTTCTTAACCACGGAGGATGCTGAATACTATGAACAATTGACGTTCTCCGGAGTTATCTGTTGCTGTGGGAAGCTGTTGGGAAGCGATGAAGAGTGGCAGGAACATCGCCGGGAAGTTCACACAATCCAGGAATTGCCTTCCACCGCCAGGAACAAATGTGATATTTGCTATCTGAAATTTCAGTACGCTTTACAGTTAAGCGAACACCTGGAAAATCGCGACCGAAAGCACTTCTATCGCTGTAAAATTTGTAACATTCTTACAAAAGAATTGAGAAACTTACAGCTGCACTTTGAGTTCACCCGATTCCATCCCATCCTGGAGGACACCGAGGAGGAGCGAATCAACTTTGATGTAAAGGCTGGAACGATTTATACGCCACCAGGAACGTGCTGCGATTGTTATGAGGAGTTCGAAACGGGTGAATATCTTCTCGAACACACCTTACAGCATCATTTCCCAGAACGAGAACATCAACCCATGTTCCAGTGTATGATTTGCTACAACAGCTTCACGGACAAGCAGTCCCTTCTGAAGCACCAGCTGACATACAAAGGATCTAGAGCTTATCGTTGCTTGACCTCAGGCTGTAAATTTCAAACAACCGATCGCTTAGAAATGAAGAAACACATAGAAGCCGATCTACACCTGAATGCCAGTATGCTTCCAGCCGTAGCAACCGAACCGGAAATAACGGAATACTTCTGTTGCTTCTTCCTGTGCACCGGTTCATTCGGAACCTACGAAGATCTGGAACACCATTGCATAAACGACCACGCTGAGCAACGTGCAACAAATCGTTCTTTCCTACCGGGAGGCACAACCAACATTTGCCCTCTCTGCATCCGCCACTTCCAATCAGATGCCATTTTCAAAAAGCATCTTCGGAAGCAAAACGAACGAAACTACTCCTGCGGTACGTGCGGCAAGAAATTCTTCTGTCGCGAAGTTCTTTACAGGCACGAAAAGATTCACTCGGAACCACCGTCCGAACCGGCCGTCTTCCCATGCGATCAATGCGGGGCAACTTACGCCGGGAAGTACACTCTGGCGAAGCACATCAAAAAGATCCATCAGGGGATCTTGCCGGATCTTTGCACCACTTGCGGGAGGAGTTTTGCCAACAAGTCGGCCCTCAGAAATCACATCGCCAACGTCCACCTGGAAATACGTCCACACAAGTGCCACATCTGCCCGCGCCAGTTCGGATCGAAACTATCGCTCCAGAAGCATCAGGCCAACCACACGGGCGAGCGGCCGTACAAGTGCACCCAATGTGGGCGTGCCTACAAGTATGCGAGCGACCTGAAACGCCACGAAGACATCGCCCACCTGAACCTGAGGCCGTTCGTGTGCGATCAGTGCGAGGCAAGCTTCGCCCGGAGCCGCGAACTGCGCGTCCACATGACCAGACACACTAGGGAAAAGTTCTTCAAGTGCGCGGTGGAGGGCTGCGACTATTCGACCAACTTCAGGAAACGCATGACGGACCATGAAGCCAGACACGATGAGGAAAGCAATGATAACGTTTGA
- the LOC110677139 gene encoding uncharacterized protein LOC110677139 — MTVFCRVCRMQIFSQPILLTSNSARHTKPINEMIFECTHILLTKDIRLPQYLCESCLMRLDEAFAFLKLCRESERMFTETIPMAIKLDSKTESSLDASYSQAMDSSGLNRSIQNSSSAIKLELEGDESKAPLEYASTSSTFSEFNALISGGQTAPAAQGDNKDWLSEARKHRERQRVSTAKRRANMTPDQRRKERERARIRQAQRRALRSEEQIRAQRERDRVRQAMKRARFRQVEMIQQQQELQQQQPQSQQELQRPPQQQELHNFPLEARINQMMG; from the exons ATGACGGTATTTTGCCGTGTGTGTCGGATGCAAATATTCTCGCAGCCCATTTTGCTTACCAGCAACTCAGCGAGACACACGAAACCGATAAACGAAATGATTTTCGAATGCACACACATTTTG CTTACCAAAGATATCAGACTGCCACAGTACCTGTGCGAGTCCTGTCTGATGCGATTGGACGAGGCATTTGCGTTCCTCAAACTGTGTCGCGAATCGGAACGAATGTTCACGGAAACAATCCCAATGGCAATCAAACTGGACAGCAAGACAGAATCGTCTCTTGATGCATCGTATAGTCAAGCTATGGATTCAAGTGGACTTAACAGAAGTATCCAGAACAGTTCATCAGCGATCAAGTTGGAACTGGAAGGTGACGAATCCAAGGCCCCTTTGGAGTATGCGTCCACAAGTTCGACGTTTTCAGAATTCAACGCCTTGATCAGCGGGGGCCAAACTGCCCCAGCTGCTCAAGGCGACAACAAAGACTGGTTATCGGAAGCTCGCAAACATCGCGAGCGGCAGCGCGTTTCGACGGCAAAGCGAAGGGCAAACATGACTCCCGACCAGAGAAGAAAAGAGCGCGAAAGGGCGCGGATTCGGCAAGCTCAAAGGCGAGCTTTGCGCTCCGAAGAGCAGATACGGGCCCAACGGGAGCGGGATCGAGTGCGGCAAGCGATGAAACGGGCCCGATTCCGACAGGTGGAGATGATACAGCAGCAGCAGGAACTTCAGCAACAGCAACCGCAATCGCAACAGGAACTGCAAAGGCCACCACAGCAGCAAGAGCTTCACAACTTTCCTCTTGAAGCGAGAATAAACCAAATGATGGGTTAA